In the Chromobacterium sp. ATCC 53434 genome, AACAGCGGCAACTACGAAATCTGGAGCAAACGCTTCGCGCCGGAGGAGCTCGGCGGCGCCGACAACTACAACCGCAAATGGGACGACGTGGCCGCCAACCTGACGCTGGGCGTGCGCGGCGACCTCTCCGGCAGCTGGAACTACGAACTGGCCTACAACGCCTCGGTCTACACCAGCCAGAGCACCAGCCCGATGCTGCTCGCCGGCGTCGACAGCTATTTCCTTGGCCCGCAGCTGGGCACCGACAGCAAGGGCGTGCCGATCTACGCGCCCGGCACCGGCCGCTTCTACCAGCCGCTGACCGCCGCGCAATCGGCCAGCCTGATCGGCAACAGCGTCGGCCAGAACAAATCCTGGCTGCAGGCGCTGAGCCTCAGCGCCAGCGGCGAGCTGTTCCAACTGCCGGCCGGACCGGCCAAATTGGCCGGCGTCGCCGAATGGGGCAGCCAGGGCTTCAGCAACGAGCCCGACGCCAGACTGAACCAGGGCGTGTTCTTCAACGCCTCGCCGGCGGTCAAGGCCGCCGGCACCCGCGCGCGCTCGGCGCTCGGCGGCGAGCTGCTGCTGCCGCTGGCCAAGCCGCTGAACCTGACGCTGTCCGGCCGCTACGACCGCTACCAGACCGACGACAGCAGCGAGGGCAAGTTCACCTACGGCGCCGGCCTGGAATACCGCCCCATCGGCAGCCTGCTGCTGCGCGGCAACTACGCGACCAGCTTCCGGGCGCCGGACATGAGCTATCTGTTCCAGACCCAGACCCGCGGCTATTACGCCTCCAGCACCGACTACTGGCGCTGCGCCCAGGCCGGCCAGCCGCTGGCCAGCTGCCAGTACGCCGGCGTGTCGCCCGGTTCCAACTACATCAGCAACGGCAACCCGGACCTGAAGCCGGAAAACGGCAAGTCCTACGGCCTGGGCTTCGTCTGGTCGCCGAGCCGCGACGCCGACATCTCGCTGGACTACTGGAACATCACGATAGACAACCTGGTCACCACCCTCAGCGCCGACCAACTGCTGCGCAACGAGGCGCTGTGCCGCGGCGGCCTGCTGGACATCCATTCCTCGCAGTGCCAGGACGCGCTGAACCGCATCGTGCGCAATCCGGCCAACGCGCTGGTCGATCCGGGCGCGATCAACACCATCATCGTCAACCCGATCAACGCCGCCAGCGAGCGCACCAGCGGCATAGACCTCAGCGGCAAATACAATCTGCGCACCGCGAACTACGGCGACTTCCTGTTCAAGGCCACCTACACCAAGGTGCTGACGCATAGCTATCAGCAGTTCGCCAGCGATCCGGCGCAGAACGAGCTGACCGATATGTCGAACACCGACTGGCCGGACAAGCTGGATTTCAGCACCACCTGGAATATCGGCAACTGGACGTCGACGTTGCTGCTGACCCGCTACGGCAAGATCCCCAACGGCGCCGGCAACGGCTATCTGACGCCCAGCGTGCTGGCCAATCTGAGCGTGGGCTACCAGTTCGACAAGAAGACCTCGGTCAGCCTGATCATCAACAATCTGCAGGACTTCGTGAAACGGGACGACAGCGGCGGCTGGCCGTATTATCCGGTCGGCAATTACTCGCCTTACGGCCGCCAGGGCTGGGTGGAAATCAACCATCGCTTCTGACGGGCAAGACGACGGGACGCCGCGGCGTCCCGTTTTTTTACGCCGCCGGCGGCAAATGGAAAATACCGGAACGATGAACGCGAAAAAGCCCAGCATTTTCATGCTGGGCTTTTTCTTGAATCCTGGCGTCCCCACGGGGAATCGAACCCCGGCTACCGCCGTGAAAGGGCGGTGTTCTAACCGCTAAACTATAGGGACAGCTGGCGCACCCGGAGCGATTCGAACGCCCGACCCTCTGGTTCGTAGCCAGATACTCTATCCAACTGAGCTACGGGTGCGTTATCTGGCGGAGAAAGAGGGATTCGAACCCTCGATACAGGTTTAAGCCCGTATGCTTCCTTAGCAGGGAAGTGCCTTCGACCACTCGGCCATTTCTCCGTTCAGAGAGCGCCATATTAATTAGCGGCACCCCCTGTGTCAAGGGTAAATCCCAAATTATTTACGCGGCCTGGTCCAATCCGAAAACCTTATGCAATACGCGAACCGCCAGTTCCAGGTATTTCTCGTCCAGCAACACCGACACCTTGATTTCCGAGGTGGAGATCATCTGGATATTGATGCCCTCTTCCGCCAGCGTGCGGAACATCGTCGAGGCGATGCCGCAATGCGAGCGCATGCCGACGCCGACGATGGAAATCTTCGCCACCTTGTCGTCGGCGTCGATCTTGGCGGCGCCGATATGGGTCTGCACTTCGCGCAAGATGGACAGCGCGCGCTGGAACTCGCCGCGCGGCACGGTGAACGAGAAGTCGGTCGCGCCGTTCTCGCCGACATTCTGGATGATCATGTCCACTTCGATGTTGGCATCGGCGATCGGACCCAGAATCTGGTAGGCGATGCCCGGCTTGTCCGGCACGCCCTTCACATTGATGCGGGCCTCGTTGCGATCGAACGCGATGCCTGCCACTACCGCCTTTTCCATGCTTTCATCTTCCTCAAACGTAATCAGGGTGCCCTCGCCTTCGTCCTCGAAGCTGGAGAGCACGCGCAAGCGCACCTTGTACTTGCCGGCGAACTCCACCGAGCGGATCTGCAATACCTTGGAACCGAGCGACGCCATCTCGATCATCTCTTCGAAGGTGACCGTCTTCAGCCGGCGCGCCTCCGGCACCACGCGCGGATCGGTGGTGTAGACGCCGTCGACGTCGGTGTAGATCTGGCATTCGTCGGCCTTCAGCGCGGCGGCCAGCGCCACCGCCGATGTATCCGAACCGCCGCGGCCCAGCGTGGTGATGCTGCCGTCCTCGTCGACGCCCTGGAAGCCGGCGACGATGACGACGCGGCCTTCCTTCAGGTCGCCCCGCATCACCTGTTCGTCTATCGACTGGATGCGCGCCTTGGTGTGGGCATGGTCGGTCACCACCTTGACCTGCCAGCCGCAATAGCTCTTGGCCGGCACGCCGATTTCCTTCAAGGCCATCGCCAACAGGCCGATGGTGACTTGCTCGCCGGTGGACACCACCACGTCCAGCTCGCGCGGGTCCGGGTAATCCTGGATGTCCTTGGCCAGGGCGATCAGGCGGTTGGTCTCGCCGCTCATCGCGGATACCACCACCACCACATCGTGTCCCTGAGCCTTCCACTTGGCAACGCGACGGGCCACATTCTTGATGCGCTCGGTTGTCCCGACCGAGGTGCCGCCGTACTTCTGTACGATGAGTGCCATACGTGCTTCTTAATTGAAAAAAGGTTGAAATGTCGAACTTCGATTCTGACCACAGAATGTCGAGAATTGCAAGACGGAATTGAGCCGCCGGCGAGCCGCCAAAGCGCGATACGACAAGTGACAGGCTGTTTGCATCCCCTCAGCGCAACGGCTACAAACAGTAGGAAGACTAGCCTCGGAACCCGTGCATGACCGCCCCTGTTCAACCCTGGCGCTGGATACGGCTGGAAATCGGCCTGATCGTCAACGGGGGAATCCAATATGCCCTGTTCATCGATCATCCACTGTTCTGGCCGGCGCTCGGCCTGACCACGCTGCTGATCCTGTTGCTGCTGCTGTGGCCGTCGGTCCGTCCCGCCTCGCCCGCTCCGCCGCCTCGGGAAAACGACAACCCGTCCGGCTATTGGCGCGAGGTGTCCGGCCACGTCTACGCGCTGCTGCCGCTGTGGGCCGGCCACATCTCGCTGGGACGGGAACAGATAGACGACGCCGCCGCCCAGCTCACCACGCGCTTCGACGGCATGCTGCGCCAGTTGAACCAGCTGGCGGCGACAGCCTCCCCGTCCGCGCCGCAGGACGCCCCGCCCGACGACGGGCCGCTTGACTTGCTGCAGCGGCTGCCGCAGCTGGTCGAGGCCGGGCGACAACTCGAGACGCTGGCGCAATCGTCCGCCGCCGCCCAGGCGCAGGACGGCCCTATCGCCGAGCAGGCCGGCAGCCTGAGGCGGCAACTGGAGGCGCTGGAACTCGACGTCCGGGCCGCGACGCCGCTGCGCCTGGACGCCTCCGCCAGCGCCAAGCTGCAGGCCGCCATCGAGGACATCCTGACCCAGCTGCAATTCCAGGACCGGGTCAGCCAGATACTGTCGCATGTCCAGAACGATATCTGGCAACTGGAAACCACACTGCACGAGGCCTTGCACAGCGATGGAGAACTGCCGGCGCCGCCGGACACCGAGGTCTGGCTCGCCGCGCTGAAAAGCAGCTACACCACCCATGAACAGCGCGCGCTCCACAACCGGGAACATAACGACAAGACGCCCGGATCGAGCGACATCACCTTTTTCTGAAATACGGGGACGCGCCAGATGGCCAAGACCATATTGATAGTCGACGACTCCACCACCTTGCGACAGGTGGTGAAGATGACGCTGGCCGGCGCCGGCTACGATGTGCTGGAGGCCGGCAATGGCAAGGAAGCGCTGGACATCCTGGACGGCCGCAAGATCCATCTGATCATCTCCGACGTCAACATGCCCCAGCTGGACGGCATCGGCCTGCTGAAAAGCATCAAGCAGCTGCCGCACTACAAATTCACCCCGGTCATCATGCTGACCACCGAATCGGCCGAGGACAAGAAGCAGGAAGGCAAGGAGGCCGGCGCCAAGGCCTGGGTGATCAAGCCCTTCCAGCCTCCGGTGCTGCTGACCGCCGTGTCCAAGCTGATTCTGCCCTGAGCGGCGCGACCGACGAAGGAGCCGATCATGCCGCTTGCCATTGCCTCCGGATGCGAACAAACCATCTATCAGGCGGCGCAATGGCGCGCCGAACTGGAACAGGCGCTGCGCGCCGACGGTGACGGCGACATCGAACTCGACCTGTCGACCGTGGAAGAGTTCGACTGCGCCGGCGCCCAGGTGCTGCTGTGGCTGCTGCGCGAGGGCGAACGCCGCGGACAGAAGGTGACGCTGTGCGCGCCCAGCCGATGCGTCCGCGACTTCGTCCGCCTGATGGGCCTGAACGAGCTGGCGCCGCCGGCCGAGGGTGACGGCGATGGATCTTGAACAGGCCAGGCAGACCTTTCTGGAGGAGGCCCGCGAACTGCTGGCCGAAATGGAGGGCATCCTGCTCGACATCGAGCCGGCTCAAGCCAGCGGCGAGCAGCTGAACGCGCTGTTCCGCACCATGCACACCATCAAGGGTTCGGCCGGTCTGTTCGGGCTGGACCCCATCGTCGGTTTCACCCATCAGGTGGAAAACCTGCTGGACCAGTTGCGCGACGGCCAGCTGGCGCTGGACGACGAGCTGGTCGGCCTGCTGTTGCGCTGCCACGACCAGGTCAAGCTGATGATGCAGGCGCTGGCCGCCAAGGAGCCGCTGGAAACGCTGCTCGACGAAGCGCTGCTGGCGGCGCTGCTGGGCTATCTGGCGCTGCCGCAGGCGATGCAGCCGGCCGCCGAACCCGCGACGGAGCCGTCAGAGGAAGGCGAGGCGCGGCACTGGCTGCTGTCGCTGCGCTTCAGCCCGGACGCGCTGCGCAACGGCCTGGACCCGTCGTCCTTCATCCGCTATCTGGCCACGCTGGGCACGGTGGAACGGATTGAGGCCATCTGCTGCCGGCTGCCGGCCGGCGACGCCTTCGATCCCGAGAGCAACTACCTGCGGTTCGAGGCGCTGTACTACGGCGACACCAGCGAGCGGGCCTTGCACGAGGTGTTCGAGTTCGCCCGCGAAGACAGCATGATAGGCATCTGGCCGCTGGCCGCCGCCGCCCCTCATCTGGGCGAGGCCTGCATCGACACCGAGCCGGACGAGGCCGAGGCGGTGCGGCAGGCCTGGGCGCGCTTCGGCGCTTTCGCCCCCGCCCCCGCGCCGGCCGAAGAGACGGAGCCGGAGACGGAAGCGCCTCTGGCGTCCGCGGACGCCAGGGCGCCGACAACAGCCCCGGCGGCGGAAAGCCGCGGCGGCAAGACGGCCGAAAGCAAATTCCTGAAAGTCGAGGCCGGCAAGCTGGACAGCCTGATAGACCTGATAGGCGAATTGGTGATCGCCGGCGCCGCCGCCAATCTGGTCGCGCGCCGCTCGCAGCAGACGCCGCTGGTCGAGGCGACGCTGACCATCGCCAACTTGATCGAGCAGATACGCGCCGGCACGCTGTCGATGCGCATGGTGCAGATAGGCGAGATCTTCCAGCGCTTCCCCCGCGTGGTGCGCGACGTATCGCGCGAATTGGGCAAGGACATCCAGCTGCACATCGTCGGCGCCGAGACCGAGTTGGACAAATCGATGGTGGAGAAGCTGGGCGATCCGCTGATGCACATCGTGCGCAACGCCATCGACCACGGCATCGAGACGCCGCCGGTCCGCCAGCAAAGCGGCAAGCCGGCGTCGGGCAATCTGTGGCTGAACGCCTATCACGAATCCGGCAGCGTGGTGATCGAGGTCGCCGACGACGGCGGCGGCCTGAAGCGAGAACGCATCCTGGCCAAGGCGCGCGAGCGCGGCCTGATCGGCCCCGACGACGAGCCGCCGGACAATGTGGTGTACCAGCAGATCTTCGAAGCCGGCTTTTCCACCGCAGAGCAGGTGACCAATCTGTCCGGACGCGGCGTAGGCATGGATGTGGTCAAGCGCAGCATAGAACAGCTGCACGGCATGATAGACATAGACAGCGAGGCTGGCCGCGGCACCAGCTTCCGCATCCGCCTGCCGCTGACGCTGGCCATCATCGACGGCTTCCTGGTCGAGGTCGGCTGCTCCACCTTCGTGCTGCCGCTGGAGGCCGTGGTGGAATGCATAGAGCTGCCGACCGGCCTGCCGGAGAACGGCGTGCACGACTGCATCAACCTGCGCGGCGAACTGCTGCCGCTGCTGCACCTGTCGCGCTTCTTCGAGCAGGAACCGGCCGCCGTGGCGCGACGCAATGTGGTGGTGGCGCAGTACGGCGAACGCAAGGCCGGCCTGGTCGTCGACGCGCTGGGCGGCGAATTCCAGACCGTGATCAAACCCTTGGGCGCGCTGTTCAACACACTGAAGGCGATCAGCGGCTCCACCATACTCGGCACCGGCGAAGTGGCGCTGATCCTGGACGTGCCGTCGCTGATCCGTCACGCCTGCCGCAAGGAGGCCGAACGCTTCGTTCTGCCGCCCCCCGCCCCGCAAACACAAGGAAGCGCACCATGACCGCCATATCGGGCATGCGCCTCGCCACCCGGCAGGCCCTGGGCTACGGCGCCATCGTCCTCCTGCTGCTCTTGTCCATCGCGGTGGCGATGCTGGGCTTCGGCGAAGTCAACGCGGCCATCCACGACATCACCCGCGTCAACAACGTCGAGGCGCGGCTGGCGCACCAGATGATGGAACAGAACCAGCAGATCCGCGTCGACATCCGCAACGGCCTGTTGGCGCAAACACAGGACGAGATCGCGCGCGCCGGGCAGGCGCTGCAAGACTCGCTGCGCCGCTACGCCGCCACCGAACAGCAACTGGCGCAGATGTTCCAGCGCGAGCCGTCCACCACCGCGCGCGAGCGCGAGCTGATCGCCGCCATTCAGACCGCCAGCCGGGAAGTCCACCAGGAATACCAGCAGGCGCTGGAGCTGGCGATGCGGCAACAGGGGCCGCAGGCCCGCGCCCAGTTCACCATCGGCAAGGGCGCCCGCCTGAACGACACCATAGGCGTGCTGACCGACGTCGAAGACAAGCTGAACGACGACCTGGCCCTCAGAAGCGAGGCCATCTACGCCGCCAGCGTGCAGCGGATGCTGATCCTGGCGGCCGTCGCCGTCGCCGCCAGCCTGCTGATCGCCGCCGCGATCCAGCGCAATCTGCTGCGCACGCTGGGCGGCGAGCCGCAGCAGGTGGCCGACATGATGCGCGAGGTTTCGCGCGGCAACCTGCAATGCGCCATTCCGCTGCGGCAGGACGACCAGCACAGCCTGGCGGCGTCCATCGTGCAGACGATACAGACCCTTGGCGCCATCATCGGCGAGGTGAAGACCGGCTCGGAAAGCCTGTCCGTCGCCGCCCAGCACATCCACTCCACCTCGCAGTTGCTGGCGCAATCGTCCAGCGAGCAGGCCGCGGGACTGGAGCAGACCTCGGCCTCGGTGGAACAGATGTCGACATCGATCAACCAGACCAACGACAACGCCCGGATCACCGAGGGCATCGCCGAGAAAGCCTCCAGCGAGGCCGCCGCCGGCGGCGAGGCGGTGCAACAGACGATACGGGCGATGCGCCAGATCGCCGACAAGATAGGCATCATCGACGACATCGCCTACCAGACCAATCTCCTGGCGCTGAACGCGGCGATAGAAGCGGCCCGCGCCGGCGAGCACGGCAAGGGCTTCGCCGTGGTCGCCGCCGAGGTGCGCAAACTGGCCGAGCGCAGCCAGGTGGCCGCGCAGGAGATCAGCGGCCTGGCGCGCGGCAGCGTGGCGCTGGTCGACGGCGCCGGCAGCCTGCTGGAGGAGATCGTCCGCTCCAGCAGCCGCACCTCGGACCTGGTGCAGGAAATCGCCGCCGCCGCCAGCGAGCAATCGGCCGGCGTCGGCCAGATCAGCCTGGCGGTGCAGCAGCTGAACCACAGCACCCAGCAGAACGCCAGCGCCAGCGAGGAGCTGGCCGCCACCGCGGAACAGATGAACCGCCAGGCGGAGAATCTGCACGACCTGATCAGCTTTTTCCACCTGGGCGCGCTGCATGCCGGCGGCGCCGCGGCCCGCGGCGGCATGCCGCACTGAAGCGGGAAAGGAATCACATGGCCGCACTGAACATCCTGCGCCGCAGCGACAGCTACTCCGCCCAGCAGGAGAGCGCCGAAATCCGGCAATTCCTGACCTTCCAGCTGGCCGGCGAGACGTTCGCCATCGGCATTCTGCGGATACGCGAAATCCTGGAATACGTCCGGCCCACCGTGGTGCCGCTGATGCCGGACTTCATCCGCGGCGTGATGAACCTGCGCGGCGCGGTGGTGCCGGTGATAGACCTGTCGCTGCGCTTCGCCCGCGAGCCTACCGCCCTCAACCGCCGCACCTGCATCGTCATCATCGAGATGGAGCACGAGGAACAGTGCCAGCTGATCGGCGTGCTGGTGGACGCGGTGCACGAGGTGCTGGCGATTCCGGACGACGAGATCGAGCCGCCGCCGCAGTTCGGCAGCCGGATCCGCGTCGACTTCATCCAGGGCATGGCCAAGGTCGACAGCCGCTTCGTGGTGCTGCTGGACGTGGACAAGGTGCTGTCGCTGAGCGAAATGTCGCTGCTGTCCGAACTGAGCCGCCAAGAAGAGGCCGAGGAGGAATGATGGCGCGTCCGCAGCCCCTCCGGCGCTCGCCCGCCGCCCGCCATGGGGGAAACGCATGAGAAAACTGACCGTGCGCCAGCAATTCAAGCTGCTGGCCGCCTGCGCCATCGTCAGCCTGTCGCTGCTGGCCGTCACCGCCTGGCAGGGCTTGCGCACCGTGATGATCAACGGCGATCTCTACCACCAGGTGGTGATAGGCAAGGACTTCATCAACGACCTCGATCCGCCGACCCAGGCGCTGGAGGCGGCCTTCCTGCTGGTCAACCAGTTGCGCAACACGCCGGATCCGTCGATACGCCAGCGCCAGCTCGATCAACTGCAGGCGCTGCGCGCCGAGTTCTACAACGGCCAGAAGAAATGGACCGACAGCGCACTGCCGGCCGAAATCCGCACGGTGCTGACCCAGCAGGTGAGGTCGACCGCGGACGCCTTCTTCCAGGAGGTCGACAGCCATTTCCTGCCGGCGCTGGACGCCCACGACCAGCTGGCGATCAATCTGTCCTTCGACCGGCTGGCCACGCAGTACGAACAGAACCGCCAGGCCATCCAGCCGCTGATCGCCCGCACCGGAGAGTTGCAGCGGCAGACGGAGGCCGCCGCCGACCGCAGCACCCGCCGCACCTTCGCCACCCTCGCCGGCGTCAGCGCGGCGGCGCTGCTGCTGCTGGTGGCCTCGCTGATCCTGATCTACCGCCAGCTGATCCGCCGCCTGGGCGGCGAACCGCACCAAGTGGTGCGCGCCACCCGCGAAGTGGCCGCCGGCAAGCTGGACATCGAGTTGCCGCCGGCGCCGGACGGCAGCCTCAGCGAATCGATGCGGCAGATGTGCCAGCAGTTGCGCGCCATCATCGCCGAAGTGAAGAACAGCTCCGACGGCGTCGCCAGCGCCGCGCTGCAGATCAGCTCCACCGCGATGGCGCTGTCGCAGAGCGCCAGCGCCTCCGCCGCCGGACTGCAGCAAAGCTCGGCCTCGATCGAGCAGGTGTCGGCCTCGCTGAATCAGACCTGCGACAATTCCCGCGCCACCGAGGCGATCGCCGAAAAAGCCTCCGGCGAGGCCACCGAGGGCGGACAGGCGGTGCAGCAGACGGTGCAGGCGATGCGCCAGATCGCCGACAAGATCGGCATCATCGACGATATCGCCTATCAGACCAATCTCTTGGCGCTGAACGCCGCGATCGAGGCCGCCCGCGCCGGCAAGCACGGCGCCGGCTTCGCCGTGGTCGCCGCCGAGGTGCGCAAGCTGGCCGAGCGCAGCCAGGTCGCGGCGCAGGAAATCGGCGAGCTGGCCGGCCGCAGCGTCAGCGTCGCCGAGCAGGCCGGCCGGCTGCTGAAGGAAATCGTGCGCTCCAGCGGCCGCACCGCCGACCTGGTGCAGGAGATCGCCGCCGCCACCCGCGAACAGGCCGGCGGCATCGGCCAGATCAACCACGCCATCCAGCACCTGAACCACGCGACCCAGCAGAACGCGGCGGCCAGCGAACAACTGGCATCCACCGCCGAGGAGATGACGCTGCAATCGGAACGGCTGCAACAGGCGATGGGCTTCTTCCAACTGGGCGGCACCGCGCCGACGCCGGCCGTCGAACCGTTGCCGCCGCGACCGCAGGAAGCGCCACCGACGCCGGAACAGGACGCCTATCAGGACCTGTTCCGCTTCTGAAACCGCCGCGGACAGGCCGTTGTACTAGATTGAAACCATGGACGCCGCGGCAGACCGCCCGGCGCCGCACAAGAAAGCGAAACATCATGGCCCCGAATCCGCCGGCCTCGCCGGCGGCCCCCTCGACGCCCGACAAGCGGATCGGCAATCCCGCGCCGGCCGAGCCGAACGGCGAAGCGGTCTTCCTCCACCCCGGAGACTGGCACTTCGGCGGCGGCGACACCCGCATCCGCACGCTGCTCGGCTCCTGCGTGTCCATCATCCTGTGGCACCCGCAGGAGCGTGTCGGCGGCATGTGCCACTACCTGCTGGCGCAACGCACCGGCCGCCGCGGCGAAACCCTGTCCGGCCGATACGGCGACGAAGCGATGCTGCTGCTGCTGCGCGAAATCCTGGCCTGCGGCCTGCCACTGCAGGAATTCCACACCCGGCTGATCGGCGGCGCCTCGATGCTGCTCAGCCGGGAGCGCAAGCTCAGCCACGATGTGCCGTCGCGCAACATCAGCATGGCGCGCGCGATGGTCAAGCAGCTCGGGCTGCGACTGCAGGCCGAGGACCTGGGCGGCAACTGTCCGCGGCTGGTGCTGTTCGACGTCGCCAGCGGCCACGTCTGGATCAAACAATCACAAGAGGCCGAACTGGAAATGACGCCTCCACCTAACGCAAGGATCCGCAAATGAGCATCAAGGTCATGATCGTCGACGATTCCGCGGTGGTGCGCCAAGTATTGACCGCCGTCTTCAACGAGGCCAACGGCATCGAGGTGCTGGACGTCGCCAACGACCCGTATATGGCGATGGACAAGATGAAACTGAGGTGGCCGGACGTGCTGGTGCTGGACGTCGAAATGCCGAAGATGGATGGCATCACCTTTCTGAAGCAGCTGATGGCCACCCGGCCGACGCCGGTGGTGATCTGCTCGTCGCTGACGCAGAAGGGCACCGACATCAGCATGCAGGCGATGGCGGCCGGCGCGGTCGAGGTGATCGCCAAGCCGGTGGCCGGGGTCAAGGGCTTTCTCGAGGACAGCGCCAACCATCTGGTGATGGCGGTGCGCAGCGCCGCCGCCGCGCGGATGAGCCGGGTGCGGGTGATGCCGTCCGCCTCGGCCTCGCCGGCCGGCCACACGCCCGGCGCCAACCCGCTGGAGACCCGGCCCAAGCTGTCGGCTGACGCCATCCTGTCGGCGCCGACCGGCGGCAATGTGTTCGCCACTACCGAGCGCATCATCGCCATCGGCACCTCGACCGGCGGCACCCAGGCGCTGGAGGCGGTGCTGACCGAGCTGCCGCGCACCTGCCCCGGCCTGGCCATCGTCCAGCACATGCCGGAGAAATTCACCCGCTCGTTCGCCGAGCGCCTGAACAGCCTGTCGCAGATCGAGGTGAAGGAGGCCAGCAACGGCGACCGCATCCTGCCCGGCCGCGCGCTGATCGCTCCCGGCGGCAAGCACATGATGGTCAAGCGCAGCGGCGCCTACTATCAAGTGGAAGTGGTGGACGGCCCGCTGGTCAGCCGGCACAAGCCGTCGGTGGACGTGCTGTTCCGCTCGGCCGCCAAATTCGCCGGCAAGAACGCGCTGGGCATCATCATGACCGGCATGGGCGACGACGGCGCCAAGGGACTGAAGGAAATGCACGACTGCGGCGCGCGCACCATCGCCCAGGACGAGGAAAGCTGCGTGGTGTTCGGCATGCCCAAGGAAGCGATCAAGCTCGGCGCCGCCGACGAGGTGATGGCGCTGGAGATGATCGCCAAGGCGATCTGCCGCTGAACGCGCCGGGCCGGCCCAGACCGGCTCGCGGCGCCTCAGAGCCTGTCTACGCTGTCTTCGCGGCCGCGAGACGCTCGCCGCAAGATTGCAAACCCGCGCTCAGCACGACCACAGCGGCGCTTCGTCCATCAGCGCGATCTGCTCGCGCAGCGACAGGATCTGCTCCT is a window encoding:
- a CDS encoding aspartate kinase, with product MALIVQKYGGTSVGTTERIKNVARRVAKWKAQGHDVVVVVSAMSGETNRLIALAKDIQDYPDPRELDVVVSTGEQVTIGLLAMALKEIGVPAKSYCGWQVKVVTDHAHTKARIQSIDEQVMRGDLKEGRVVIVAGFQGVDEDGSITTLGRGGSDTSAVALAAALKADECQIYTDVDGVYTTDPRVVPEARRLKTVTFEEMIEMASLGSKVLQIRSVEFAGKYKVRLRVLSSFEDEGEGTLITFEEDESMEKAVVAGIAFDRNEARINVKGVPDKPGIAYQILGPIADANIEVDMIIQNVGENGATDFSFTVPRGEFQRALSILREVQTHIGAAKIDADDKVAKISIVGVGMRSHCGIASTMFRTLAEEGINIQMISTSEIKVSVLLDEKYLELAVRVLHKVFGLDQAA
- a CDS encoding methyl-accepting chemotaxis protein, producing the protein MTAISGMRLATRQALGYGAIVLLLLLSIAVAMLGFGEVNAAIHDITRVNNVEARLAHQMMEQNQQIRVDIRNGLLAQTQDEIARAGQALQDSLRRYAATEQQLAQMFQREPSTTARERELIAAIQTASREVHQEYQQALELAMRQQGPQARAQFTIGKGARLNDTIGVLTDVEDKLNDDLALRSEAIYAASVQRMLILAAVAVAASLLIAAAIQRNLLRTLGGEPQQVADMMREVSRGNLQCAIPLRQDDQHSLAASIVQTIQTLGAIIGEVKTGSESLSVAAQHIHSTSQLLAQSSSEQAAGLEQTSASVEQMSTSINQTNDNARITEGIAEKASSEAAAGGEAVQQTIRAMRQIADKIGIIDDIAYQTNLLALNAAIEAARAGEHGKGFAVVAAEVRKLAERSQVAAQEISGLARGSVALVDGAGSLLEEIVRSSSRTSDLVQEIAAAASEQSAGVGQISLAVQQLNHSTQQNASASEELAATAEQMNRQAENLHDLISFFHLGALHAGGAAARGGMPH
- a CDS encoding TonB-dependent siderophore receptor, producing MKIKSTFHLTVIAAALLAAGQARADDAAPTDSLERVTVTGSRIARSAKEGPTSVTVISGSDIEKQGYTNVFDALNNLTQNTGFTQGADYGNTFTPAANAISLRGLGPNHTLTLINGRRVADYPTAYEGEVNFVNLANIPAALIDRIEILNGGASAIYGSDAIAGVVNIILKKKTDAVNVNLKVGGAQHHGGENARLQLSGGKSWDQLSLVYGLELSQRNAIWAGQRDFMSTSTAQGEAPSLILGRRVAGGNYLDSGSACGNLAGLFAGNVGTVGNGQSGYCASNRLKPTYWTLQTANQSQSGFLSLSYLINSHAELFSDAMLAFNHTENNTRGPSWTSAAGQGGYFLNQNSGNYEIWSKRFAPEELGGADNYNRKWDDVAANLTLGVRGDLSGSWNYELAYNASVYTSQSTSPMLLAGVDSYFLGPQLGTDSKGVPIYAPGTGRFYQPLTAAQSASLIGNSVGQNKSWLQALSLSASGELFQLPAGPAKLAGVAEWGSQGFSNEPDARLNQGVFFNASPAVKAAGTRARSALGGELLLPLAKPLNLTLSGRYDRYQTDDSSEGKFTYGAGLEYRPIGSLLLRGNYATSFRAPDMSYLFQTQTRGYYASSTDYWRCAQAGQPLASCQYAGVSPGSNYISNGNPDLKPENGKSYGLGFVWSPSRDADISLDYWNITIDNLVTTLSADQLLRNEALCRGGLLDIHSSQCQDALNRIVRNPANALVDPGAINTIIVNPINAASERTSGIDLSGKYNLRTANYGDFLFKATYTKVLTHSYQQFASDPAQNELTDMSNTDWPDKLDFSTTWNIGNWTSTLLLTRYGKIPNGAGNGYLTPSVLANLSVGYQFDKKTSVSLIINNLQDFVKRDDSGGWPYYPVGNYSPYGRQGWVEINHRF
- a CDS encoding lipid asymmetry maintenance protein MlaB → MPLAIASGCEQTIYQAAQWRAELEQALRADGDGDIELDLSTVEEFDCAGAQVLLWLLREGERRGQKVTLCAPSRCVRDFVRLMGLNELAPPAEGDGDGS
- a CDS encoding chemotaxis protein CheA → MDLEQARQTFLEEARELLAEMEGILLDIEPAQASGEQLNALFRTMHTIKGSAGLFGLDPIVGFTHQVENLLDQLRDGQLALDDELVGLLLRCHDQVKLMMQALAAKEPLETLLDEALLAALLGYLALPQAMQPAAEPATEPSEEGEARHWLLSLRFSPDALRNGLDPSSFIRYLATLGTVERIEAICCRLPAGDAFDPESNYLRFEALYYGDTSERALHEVFEFAREDSMIGIWPLAAAAPHLGEACIDTEPDEAEAVRQAWARFGAFAPAPAPAEETEPETEAPLASADARAPTTAPAAESRGGKTAESKFLKVEAGKLDSLIDLIGELVIAGAAANLVARRSQQTPLVEATLTIANLIEQIRAGTLSMRMVQIGEIFQRFPRVVRDVSRELGKDIQLHIVGAETELDKSMVEKLGDPLMHIVRNAIDHGIETPPVRQQSGKPASGNLWLNAYHESGSVVIEVADDGGGLKRERILAKARERGLIGPDDEPPDNVVYQQIFEAGFSTAEQVTNLSGRGVGMDVVKRSIEQLHGMIDIDSEAGRGTSFRIRLPLTLAIIDGFLVEVGCSTFVLPLEAVVECIELPTGLPENGVHDCINLRGELLPLLHLSRFFEQEPAAVARRNVVVAQYGERKAGLVVDALGGEFQTVIKPLGALFNTLKAISGSTILGTGEVALILDVPSLIRHACRKEAERFVLPPPAPQTQGSAP
- a CDS encoding response regulator, whose translation is MAKTILIVDDSTTLRQVVKMTLAGAGYDVLEAGNGKEALDILDGRKIHLIISDVNMPQLDGIGLLKSIKQLPHYKFTPVIMLTTESAEDKKQEGKEAGAKAWVIKPFQPPVLLTAVSKLILP